The sequence below is a genomic window from Cedecea neteri.
TATTCAGCGCCTCACGCAGTTCGTTATCTTCTTTACGCAGGCCCATACCGGTACCCACGCCAAACAGCTTGTCGTCTTTGATGGACGGGCCACCGAACTGGTAGTTTTTGCCCACCGGCTGCTTCAGGAAGCCTTCGCTGGCGGCGACTTCATCCTGGAACGCGGCGTCAATACGCCCGGCAGCCAGGTCGGCGTAAATGGAATCCTGCCCCTGATAGGAGACAATTTCGATGCCTTTTGGCGCCCAGTGCTCGTTGCCGTAGGTTTCCTGAGTCGTCCCCTGCAGCACGCCGACGCGTTTGCCTTTCAGCGACTCAATGGTCGGCTGAATCGGGGAGCCTTTGGCCACCACCAGGCGAGAATCTGCCGCGTACAACTTGTCGGTAAACGCGATTTCCTGCTGGCGCTTCTCGGTGATGGACAACGAAGACATGATGGCGTCGATCTTTTTCGCTTTCAGCGACGGGATCAGCGCATCCAATGGGTTTTCAACGAAGGTACATTGGGTGTTAATGCGCTTGCAGAGTTCTTTCGCCAAATCGATGTCAAAACCGATCAGCTGGCCCTGAGCATTTTTGGATTCAAATGGCGCATAGGTTGGGTCCGTGCCAATCCGCAGATTTTTCGGAATGGCAGCGAATGCTGTGGTCACGCTGGAAAACGCCAGCACCAGAGAAAGAGACAAAACCAGCTTTTTCATAATTATCCTCAATAGACTGTCCGTTACTTAAGGCTCACACCCACTACAAACAGGGAAAACTTACGCAACACGTTGCGAATAAAACGTTTTCGCACCATAAAGGTGCAGCCGGAACGAGGCCGCACCACTGCATAGTTATCCTGCCCGGTTAAGAATATATTCAAAACCGGGCTACAGACTAAGGGATAAACTTATTCGCCGTAAACATTAAAGTCGAAGTACTTTTTCGCCAGTTTGTCGTAAGTCCCGTCTTTACGCATTTCGGCCAGCGCTTTGTCGAATGCGGCCTTCAGCTCAGTGTCATCTTTACGCAGGCCGATACCGGTCCCGTCGCCAAAGTACTTCTTGTCCTTCACGGACGGACCGGCAAAGGCATAATCTTTCCCGGCAGGCTGTTTCAGGAAGCCTTCGCTCCCGGCGACTTCGTCCTGGAATGCGGCATCCAGGCGCCCCGCAGCGAGGTCAGAGTAAATCAAATCCTGGTTGGCGTAGGCCACGACATCAACACCTTTCGGCCGCCATTCGGCGTTGCCGTAGGTCTCCTGAATGGAGCCCTGCAGCACCCCAACATGCTTGCCTTTCAGTGATTCAAGCGTCGGTTGAATCGGAGAGCCTTTGGCCGCGATCAGGCGTGAATCCGCTGCGTACAGCTTGTTGGAGAAAAGGATCTCCTGCTGGCGTTTTTCGGTGATCGACAGAGAAGAGATGATGGCATCAATTTTCTTCGCTTTCAGCGACGGGATCAGGGAGTCAAAGTCGCTGCCAACCCACGTACATTTGGTCTGAATGCGCTTGCAAAGTTCGTTACCCAGATCGATATCAAACCCAACAAAATCCCCTTTCGCGTCTTTCGAAGAAAATGGCGCGTAGGTCGCGTCGGTACCAATGCGGACGTTTTGCGGAATCGCTGCAAACACGCTGGCTGAGCTGGACAG
It includes:
- the hisJ gene encoding histidine ABC transporter substrate-binding protein HisJ, which produces MKKLVLSLSLVLAFSSVTTAFAAIPKNLRIGTDPTYAPFESKNAQGQLIGFDIDLAKELCKRINTQCTFVENPLDALIPSLKAKKIDAIMSSLSITEKRQQEIAFTDKLYAADSRLVVAKGSPIQPTIESLKGKRVGVLQGTTQETYGNEHWAPKGIEIVSYQGQDSIYADLAAGRIDAAFQDEVAASEGFLKQPVGKNYQFGGPSIKDDKLFGVGTGMGLRKEDNELREALNKAFAEMRKDGTYDKLAKPYFDFNVYGE
- the argT gene encoding lysine/arginine/ornithine ABC transporter substrate-binding protein ArgT, whose translation is MKKSVLALSLLLGLSSSASVFAAIPQNVRIGTDATYAPFSSKDAKGDFVGFDIDLGNELCKRIQTKCTWVGSDFDSLIPSLKAKKIDAIISSLSITEKRQQEILFSNKLYAADSRLIAAKGSPIQPTLESLKGKHVGVLQGSIQETYGNAEWRPKGVDVVAYANQDLIYSDLAAGRLDAAFQDEVAGSEGFLKQPAGKDYAFAGPSVKDKKYFGDGTGIGLRKDDTELKAAFDKALAEMRKDGTYDKLAKKYFDFNVYGE